The following are from one region of the Silene latifolia isolate original U9 population chromosome 9, ASM4854445v1, whole genome shotgun sequence genome:
- the LOC141599039 gene encoding thiamine biosynthetic bifunctional enzyme TH1, chloroplastic has protein sequence MLHSHLFSSSTLLNCSLGLNQGKLRSPEASRRYNNCKVLMASRVNDGAKEKIPHVLTVAGSDSGAGAGIQADLKACAALGVYCSTVITAVTAQNTVGVQGVNILPEEFVAEQLKSVLSDMQVDVVKTGMLPSIGMVRVLLQHVKEYPPKAMVVDPVMVSTSGDVLAGSSVLPVFREELLPMADLVTPNIKEASVLLGGMQLETVDDMRRAAKLIYDMGPRNVLLKGGDLPASMDAVDIFFDGNTVCELSSSRIKTRNTHGTGCTLASSIAAELAKGLSMISAVKIAKRFIDTALHYGKDMDIGRGPQGPFDHFMKLKSVAGRSIAPQLFRPEDLFLYAVTDSRMNKKWDRSMADAVRAAIEGGATIVQLREKDVDTLDFIEAAKECLSICHSKGIHLLINDRVDVALACNADGVHVGQSDMPVPLVRSLLGPEKIIGISCKTPEQARQAWIDGADYIGSGGVFPTNTKANNRTIGLDGLKDVCLASKLPVVAIGGIGASKARSVIELDAPNLEGVAVVSALFDTECVYSATRELYGVLQESVPRRK, from the exons ATGCTTCATTCTCACCTCTTCTCCTCTTCCACACTGCTG AACTGCAGTTTGGGGTTGAATCAAGGCAAGTTGAGATCACCAGAGGCTTCCAGGAGGTATAACAACTGTAAGGTTTTGATGGCTTCACGGGTTAATGATGGCGCCAAAGAGAAAATTCCGCATGTTTTGACCGTGGCAGGGTCTGATTCTGGTGCTGGTGCCGGAATTCAGGCAGACTTGAAGGCTTGTGCAGCACTTGGAGTGTATTGTTCCACTGTTATCACTGCTGTCACTGCCCAGAACACTGTTGGAGTTCAG GGAGTTAACATTTTACCAGAAGAGTTTGTGGCGGAGCAATTAAAGTCTGTTCTTTCAGATATGCAAGTTGATGTG GTGAAAACCGGCATGCTCCCTTCTATTGGCATGGTCAGAGTGCTTTTACAGCATGTTAAAGAGTATCCACCTAAAG CTATGGTAGTAGATCCTGTTATGGTATCAACTAGCGGAGATGTGCTTGCTGGGTCTTCTGTTCTTCCTGTATTCAG GGAGGAGTTACTTCCTATGGCAGATCTGGTGACACCAAATATAAAAGAGGCATCTGTTTTACTTGGCGGCATGCAGTTAGAAACTGTTGATGATATGCGACGTGCTGCAAAATTGATCTATGATATGGGCCCACG AAATGTGCTTCTGAAGGGTGGTGACCTTCCTGCTTCAATGGATGCAGTTGATATCTTCTTCGATG GAAATACTGTGTGTGAGCTTAGTTCATCTCGCATTAAAACACGTAATACTCATGGAACTGGTTGCACATTGGCTTCAAGTATAGCAGCCGAGTTAGCTAAAGGCCTATCCATGATTTCAGCAGTTAAG ATCGCCAAGCGCTTTATTGACACTGCATTACATTATGGAAAAGATATGGACATTGGTAGAGGACCTCAAGGGCCCTTTGATCACTTTATGAAGCTTAAATCTGTGGCTGGTAGATCAATTGCACCTCAGTTATTCAGGCCGGAAGATTTATTTCTATATGCTGTTACAGATTctagaatgaataaaaaatggGACCGTTCAATGGCTGATGCTGTCAGAGCTGCTATAGAAGGAGGGGCTACCATTGTTCAATTAAG GGAAAAGGATGTGGACACTCTGGATTTTATCGAAGCAGCCAAAGAATGTCTCAGTATCTGCCATTCGAAGGGCATTCATCTACTAATTAATGACAGAGTTGACGTCGCTCTTGCCTGCAATGCCGATGGTGTGCATGTGGGGCAGTCTGACATGCCAGTCCCTTTAGTTCGCTCTCTTTTGGGCCCTGAAAAAATCATCGGCATTTCATGCAAAACACCAGAACAAGCCCGACAAGCATGGATTGATGGGGCTGATTATATTGGCAGTGGAGGCGTTTTCCCTACCAATACTAAAGCAAATAATCGTACTATTGGCTTAGATGGCCTGAAAGACGTTTGTTTAGCATCCAAACTACCCGTTGTTGCAATTGGCGGCATAGGTGCATCAAAAGCACGTTCTGTTATAGAACTGGATGCACCAAATTTGGAAGGGGTTGCTGTGGTTTCAGCTCTCTTTGACACTGAATGTGTTTACTCAGCAACTCGGGAGTTGTATGGAGTTCTACAGGAGTCCGTACCAAGGAGAAAGTAG
- the LOC141599046 gene encoding serine/threonine-protein kinase SRK2A-like, translating into MEKYELVKDIGSGNFGVARLMRNKETKELVAMKYIERGNKIDENVAREIINHRSLRHPNIIRFREVVLTPTHLAIVMEYAAGGELFERICNAGRFSEDEARYFFQQLISGVSYCHTMQICHRDLKLENTLLDGSPAPRLKICDFGYSKSSLLHSRPKSTVGTPAYIAPEVLSRREYDGKMADVWSCGVTLYVMLVGAYPFEDQEDPKNFRKTINRIMAVQYKIPDYVHVSQECRQLLARIFVANPSRRISIREIKSHPWFLKNLPRELTEAHQATYYRRENPTFSLQTVEEIMKIVDEAKNPPPVSRSLGAFGWGAEEDGDSKEESAYEEDEEEEEEDEYEKTVKEVHASGEFSNIVVKE; encoded by the exons atggagaAATATGAATTGGTGAAGGATATAGGATCTGGGAATTTTGGGGTTGCTCGTCTTATGAGAAATAAGGAAACCAAAGAACTTGTTGCCATGAAATACATCGAGCGCGGTAACAAG ATTGATGAGAATGTTGCTAGAGAAATCATTAATCATAGATCGCTTCGTCATCCGAATATCATCCGATTCAGGGAG GTGGTGTTGACACCAACACATCTTGCAATTGTGATGGAGTATGCAGCTGGTGGCGAGCTTTTCGAACGAATTTGTAATGCAGGAAGGTTTAGTGAGGATGAG GCGAGGTATTTCTTCCAGCAGCTTATATCTGGTGTCAGCTATTGTCATACGATG CAAATATGTCATAGAGATTTGAAGTTGGAAAATACCCTCTTGGATGGAAGCCCAGCACCTCGTTTAAAAATATGTGATTTTGGCTACTCAAAG TCCTCTCTTTTGCATTCAAGACCCAAATCAACTGTTGGAACTCCTGCTTACATTGCGCCAGAGGTTCTCTCTCGTAGAGAATATGATGGCAAG atggctgatgtatggtCCTGTGGAGTTACACTCTATGTCATGCTTGTTGGAGCTTATCCTTTTGAAGACCAAGAAGACCCGAAAAACTTCAGGAAGACTATCAAT AGGATAATGGCTGTTCAATACAAGATTCCAGATTACGTTCATGTATCTCAGGAATGTAGACAACTTCTTGCTCGCATCTTTGTTGCAAATCCATCAAGG AGAATATCCATAAGAGAGATTAAAAGCCACCCTTGGTTTCTGAAAAACTTACCAAGGGAGCTTACTGAAGCTCATCAAGCCACATACTATAGAAGGGAAAATCCGACATTCTCTCTACAAACCGTGGAGGAAATCATGAAGATTGTTGACGAGGCCAAAAACCCTCCTCCTGTCTCACGCTCCCTCGGCGCCTTTGGTTGGGGCGCAGAAGAGGACGGTGACAGCAAGGAAGAATCTGCATATGAGGAAGACgaggaagaggaggaagaagacgAGTATGAAAAAACCGTCAAGGAGGTCCACGCTAGTGGAGAGTTTAGCAACATTGTCGTAAAAGAATGA
- the LOC141599044 gene encoding nibrin homolog, giving the protein MVWGFFPVDPLSGENKYYIYAKGAYKVGRKGCDVTVGNDKGVSRVHAEIIVDDMEPFDSLSSSTSSKVRIRDCSKYGTVIDRDSYGKERVHECPGREMYLKDGDLVSFGTGTVTFRFCYVPLKFYLCNFTSSQGTPSTQDRVSSIGAHVTHEWTTQCTHVIVDPFMPVTEGIIDAILSKKPLVLSTWLEFVATNRIRNEIPSYSSYIPTLTLDGASVTVADYRTRENCLRGYTFLLDSKDKYRFQDRMQALLEVSGANVISIEDFDSNSQDPQDADSNRLVLVNPSASTDNFRHRNALSKVNEVELISSVISGYLDSSIIISPSILISSSCSTGETIVAESDAETETETATSEHPIITHVEPGNACEQQKSGNMESLDVKPNRTPVKRKIENQEHSHFVEPNKAHVRAKVEDLDSVNVDILYSQNLIVRHVNPPSATSLDSQDGIINFKRFRKTNTQSGNSFSNLVPFAKYPYNDSDYDKELSEHMKEEKRRKQMEAMAEDLFNTEKGRRRGVAGSLRGLLGQH; this is encoded by the exons ATGGTTTGGGGTTTTTTCCCTGTTGATCCTCTTTCAG GGGAAAATAAGTATTACATATATGCAAAGGGAGCTTACAAGGTTGGCAGAAAAg GCTGCGATGTGACAGTCGGCAATGATAAAGGAGTCTCGCGTGTTCATGCTGAGATAATTGTAGATGATATGGAACCTTTTGACTCTTTGTCATCTAGTACCTCCTCAAAAGTTCGGATTAGAGACTGCTCGAAGTATGGAACTGTTATTGATCGAGATTCTTACGGAAAAGAAAGAGTGCATGAGTGCCCTGGCAGGGAAATGTACTTGAAAGATGGAGACTTGGTTTCCTTTGGCACTGGTACTGTGACTTTCAG ATTCTGTTATGTTCCACTGAAATTCTACCTTTGCAATTTCACAAGCTCGCAAGGAACACCTTCGACACAAGATAGAGTGTCATCTATAG GTGCTCATGTTACTCACGAGTGGACTACTCAGTGCACCCATGTAATTGTTGACCCATTTATGCCTGTCACCGAGGGGATAATTGATGCGATTTTATCCAAGAAGCCTTTAGTATTAAGCACTTGGTTAGAG TTTGTAGCAACAAACAGGATCCGTAATGAAATTCCAAGCTATAGTTC ATACATTCCAACATTAACTTTGGATGGTGCATCTGTGACAGTGGCTGATTACAGAACTCGTGAAAACTGTCTAAGGGGATACACTTTTCTGTTGGATTCAAAAGATAAG TATAGATTTCAAGATAGGATGCAAGCATTGCTGGAAGTTTCTGGTGCTAATGTTATTTCCATTGAGGACTTCGATTCTAACAGCCAG GACCCACAAGATGCAGATTCTAACCGCTTAGTGCTTGTAAATCCTTCTGCATCTACTGATAACTTCCGTCACAGGAACGCTCTATCTAAAGTAAATGAGGTTGAATTGATTTCTTCTGTAATATCAGGGTACCTGGATTCATCAATCATCATATCTCCCTCAA TTCTTATTTCGTCCTCATGCTCGACGGGCGAGACTATAGTAGCGGAGTCTGATGCAGAGACAGAAACAGAAACAGCCACATCAGAGCATCCAATTATAACTCATGTAGAGCCTGGAAATGCATGTGAACAACAAAAGAGTGGAAATATGGAAAGTCTGGACGTGAAGCCGAATAGAACACCCGTCaaaagaaaaattgaaaatcaGGAGCATTCGCATTTTGTGGAGCCGAATAAAGCACATGTGAGAGCAAAGGTTGAAGATCTGGATAGTGTGAACGTGGATATTTTGTACAGCCAGAATTTAATTGTCCGGCATGTTAATCCTCCAAGCGCAACTAGTTTAGATTCGCAGGATGGAATTATTAATTTCAAGCGTTTCAGAAAG ACTAACACCCAATCTGGGAACAGCTTTAGCAATTTGGTCCCATTTGCCAAGTATCCGTACAA TGACTCTGATTATGATAAGGAACTTAGTGAACAcatgaaagaagaaaaaagaaggaaaCAGATGGAAGCTATGGCAGAAGACTTGTTTAACACTGAAAAG GGACGGCGCCGTGGAGTTGCTGGTTCTCTGCGTGGACTGTTGGGTCAGCATTGA